One region of Flavobacterium pisciphilum genomic DNA includes:
- a CDS encoding 1-aminocyclopropane-1-carboxylate deaminase/D-cysteine desulfhydrase has protein sequence MNQNIHTVFPNNITLTIKREDLIHPFISGNKYRKLKYNLLQAKAENQETLLTFGGAFSNHIAAVAYAGKESGFKTIGIIRGEELIDKIDGNPTLKFAQENGMQFEFVTREDYRLKSEIEFQDHLKNKFGSFYLVPEGGTNELAVRGCEEILTPEDAEFNYVCCAVGTGGTISGISNSALPNQKVLGFPALKGDFLKDEIRIFAKNQNWELITDYHFDGYGKVNSELIVFINQFFDENHIPLDPIYTGKMVFGVIDLIKKNYFPANSKILLIHTGGLQGIQGMNMKLMNKNLPIIKSNV, from the coding sequence TTGAATCAAAATATACATACCGTATTCCCTAATAATATTACACTTACAATCAAAAGAGAAGATTTGATTCATCCTTTTATTTCTGGAAATAAGTATCGAAAATTAAAATACAATTTGCTTCAGGCGAAAGCCGAAAATCAAGAAACACTACTCACTTTTGGAGGGGCTTTTTCTAATCATATTGCTGCTGTGGCTTATGCAGGAAAGGAAAGTGGATTTAAAACCATTGGAATTATCCGTGGAGAGGAACTTATTGATAAGATAGATGGAAATCCAACTTTAAAGTTTGCTCAGGAAAACGGAATGCAATTTGAATTTGTTACTCGAGAAGATTACCGACTTAAAAGTGAAATTGAGTTTCAGGATCATCTAAAAAATAAATTTGGATCATTTTATCTGGTCCCCGAAGGAGGAACAAATGAGTTAGCTGTTCGAGGTTGTGAGGAGATTTTAACTCCCGAAGATGCCGAGTTTAATTATGTATGTTGTGCAGTAGGAACAGGTGGAACTATTTCGGGAATTAGCAATAGTGCGTTACCAAATCAAAAAGTTTTAGGGTTTCCAGCGTTAAAAGGGGATTTTTTAAAAGATGAAATTCGTATTTTTGCAAAGAATCAAAATTGGGAACTGATTACTGACTACCATTTTGATGGCTATGGCAAAGTGAATTCTGAGCTAATAGTCTTTATTAATCAGTTTTTTGATGAAAATCATATTCCTTTGGACCCAATTTATACAGGAAAGATGGTTTTTGGCGTTATAGATTTAATTAAAAAGAATTATTTCCCTGCCAATTCTAAAATTTTGTTGATTCATACAGGAGGATTACAAGGAATACAAGGAATGAATATGAAGCTGATGAATAAAAACTTACCAATAATTAAAAGCAATGTTTAA
- a CDS encoding glucosaminidase domain-containing protein, whose translation MFKKTLLLLLTITLIGCNASKPAIATTKKADINRKQRVAIQTKKKPTYTKPSTNTRTEVIESTSKTVVTNNLISDYVSQYKDIAMGNMKNYGIPASIILAQGILESGAGRGDLALSSNNHFGIKCHKDWVGESVRHDDDSLQECFRKYKDPSESFRDHALFLTGKKRYAELFTYEKGDYKAWAKGLRAAGYATDPRYPEKLISYIERYELHQYDNLAMGKGYVAVEKTTTVVVPKSPNTTNNNTDNLASYEVQKGDTLYSISKKFNVLVDDLKQKNNLVDNTLSIGQRLIVK comes from the coding sequence ATGTTTAAAAAGACACTCTTACTCTTATTAACGATAACTCTAATAGGTTGTAACGCAAGCAAACCTGCTATTGCAACAACCAAAAAGGCGGATATTAACCGAAAACAAAGAGTTGCGATTCAAACTAAGAAAAAACCAACTTATACTAAGCCTTCAACAAATACTAGAACGGAAGTTATCGAGTCAACTTCAAAAACGGTTGTTACTAATAACTTAATTAGTGATTACGTTTCTCAGTATAAGGATATCGCAATGGGGAATATGAAAAACTACGGGATCCCTGCAAGTATTATTTTGGCACAAGGAATTTTAGAATCTGGGGCGGGAAGAGGCGATTTAGCGCTTTCATCAAATAACCATTTTGGGATAAAATGCCATAAGGATTGGGTTGGCGAGAGTGTTCGTCATGATGATGATTCGTTACAGGAATGTTTTAGAAAATACAAAGATCCATCAGAATCATTTCGCGATCACGCTTTATTTCTAACTGGAAAAAAACGATACGCCGAATTATTTACTTATGAAAAAGGAGATTATAAAGCTTGGGCAAAAGGTTTAAGAGCTGCGGGATATGCCACGGATCCGAGATACCCTGAGAAATTAATTAGCTATATTGAGCGTTACGAATTACATCAATATGATAATCTAGCTATGGGTAAAGGGTATGTAGCAGTAGAAAAAACAACTACAGTTGTCGTTCCAAAGAGTCCTAATACAACAAATAATAATACAGATAATCTTGCTTCTTACGAAGTCCAGAAAGGAGATACATTGTATTCTATTTCAAAAAAATTCAACGTACTTGTTGATGACTTAAAGCAAAAAAATAATCTTGTCGATAATACCCTTTCTATCGGACAGCGGTTAATTGTAAAATAA
- the hemL gene encoding glutamate-1-semialdehyde 2,1-aminomutase, protein MIYQRSSQLFAEAEKVIPGGVNSPVRAFKAVGGTPIFVKSAKGAYLFDEDGNKLIDYINSWGPMVLGHAYTPVVDAVIEKAKLGTSFGMPTELETQIAALAVSMVPNIDKIRFVNSGTEACMSAIRLARGFTKRDKIIKFAGCYHGHSDSFLIQAGSGAVTFGSPNSPGVTEGTAKDTLLAKYNDLENVATLIAANKEEIAAIIIEPVAGNMGCIPPNKGFLEGLRQLCTENGILLIFDEVMTGFRLARGGVQELFNIKADIVTFGKVIGGGLPVGAFAARAEIMNYLAPIGPVYQAGTLSGNPLAMAAGLAMLQALDNDRAIFTRLEEKTAYLEAGISKVLKANNVVFTINRVGSMISVHFDAAPVTDFKSAANGDNETFKKFFHGLLQEGVYIAPSAYETWFITDALTYEDLDFTIQAIDKVSKTF, encoded by the coding sequence ATGATATATCAAAGAAGCAGTCAGCTTTTTGCTGAAGCAGAAAAAGTAATTCCGGGTGGTGTAAATTCACCTGTAAGAGCATTTAAAGCAGTAGGAGGAACTCCAATTTTTGTAAAAAGCGCCAAAGGAGCTTATTTATTTGACGAAGATGGAAACAAATTGATTGATTATATCAATTCATGGGGGCCAATGGTTTTAGGTCATGCTTATACTCCAGTTGTTGATGCTGTAATTGAGAAAGCTAAACTAGGGACATCTTTTGGAATGCCTACAGAATTGGAAACACAAATTGCTGCTTTGGCAGTTTCGATGGTTCCAAATATCGATAAAATTCGTTTTGTAAATTCAGGAACTGAGGCTTGCATGAGCGCAATACGTTTGGCAAGAGGATTTACTAAGAGAGATAAAATTATAAAATTTGCAGGTTGTTACCACGGTCATTCAGATTCATTTTTGATTCAGGCGGGTAGTGGAGCTGTTACTTTTGGAAGTCCAAATAGCCCTGGAGTTACAGAAGGAACTGCAAAAGATACTTTGCTAGCTAAATACAATGATTTAGAAAATGTAGCTACTTTAATTGCAGCTAATAAAGAAGAAATTGCAGCAATTATCATTGAGCCTGTAGCAGGTAATATGGGATGTATTCCACCAAATAAAGGATTTTTGGAAGGCTTACGTCAATTGTGTACAGAAAACGGAATATTATTAATTTTTGATGAGGTCATGACTGGTTTTAGACTAGCTCGTGGTGGAGTTCAAGAATTATTTAATATTAAAGCTGATATTGTAACTTTTGGAAAAGTAATTGGTGGTGGTTTGCCTGTAGGGGCATTTGCTGCTCGTGCAGAAATCATGAATTACCTAGCTCCAATAGGACCAGTTTATCAAGCGGGAACATTATCAGGTAATCCGTTGGCAATGGCAGCAGGATTAGCAATGTTACAAGCTTTGGATAATGATCGTGCTATTTTTACTCGTTTAGAGGAGAAAACGGCTTACCTAGAAGCAGGTATTTCTAAAGTTCTTAAAGCTAATAATGTAGTTTTTACAATCAATAGAGTTGGTTCTATGATTTCGGTACATTTTGATGCTGCTCCTGTAACTGATTTTAAAAGTGCTGCTAACGGTGATAACGAAACGTTTAAAAAGTTCTTCCACGGATTATTGCAAGAAGGAGTTTACATTGCCCCTTCAGCATACGAAACGTGGTTTATTACAGATGCATTAACATACGAAGATTTAGATTTTACAATTCAAGCAATTGATAAAGTTTCTAAAACTTTCTAG
- a CDS encoding zinc-dependent metalloprotease — MKKILILTIIATLGLLSTNLFAQSKKKKSKKEETTVAVPDKKPESSIKEYGKVITKEAVSDEGLFTVHKVDKKYYFEIPNKYLNKDMLLVSRLSKLPSNLGGGYVNAGSETNEQLIVWERFQDKILIKSKSYNAVANDTLPISISVKSNNYEPTLFAFDIVAFSKDSANTVIDVTKFYSTDVKAISGLSAEMREVYKVKGLDESRSFINGMKSFPMNIEVIQDMTYNASKPTMLQESETISIQMNQSMILLPEVPMKPRLADPRVGWFTVSQYDYGSNELKSDLKTYIRRWRLEPKDPEAYAKGELVEPIKPIVYYLDPATPVKLKKYIKLGIEEWQKVFETAGFKNAIIAKDAPTKEEDPDFSPEDIRYSVIRYVASTTRNAMGPSVSDPRTGEIIESDVIWYHNHLRSYRNRYLLETGAANPSARTLKTSDEEMGEMMRMVIAHEVGHALGFPHNMGASCAFDTESYRNGDFTQQSGIAASIMDYARFNYIAQPGDKNIRFIRKMGAYDHYALNWGYRVIPNVKSAEDELPTLDKWILEKAGNPIYKFGKQSSTFDPSSQTEDIGNNSMKAGTYGLKNLEYVANHLSEWTSTISNNYDDLDELYKELLDVWSRYVGHVVTNVGGVYENLKNPNQAGNVYEVVPKAKQIEAMNWLQTNAFASPTWIVNLNTLKNTNYSGYTERFRSLQVRHLNSLLSFGRVGRLMDAEIIGTDTYKALDFLKDIRKGIWKEASASTNVTIYRRNLQRAYIDRMAYLMTEEIKPSDRATEYYNVAQSDIRALVRGELNTLKKTLSAAKAMAVNTETKYHYEDCIKRIDLVLNPK; from the coding sequence GTGAAGAAAATTTTAATTCTTACTATAATAGCTACTTTAGGGCTATTATCTACAAATCTATTTGCACAATCTAAAAAGAAGAAATCCAAAAAAGAAGAAACTACTGTTGCTGTTCCTGATAAAAAACCAGAGTCATCAATTAAAGAATATGGTAAGGTAATTACAAAGGAGGCTGTTTCTGATGAAGGGCTTTTTACGGTACACAAAGTAGATAAAAAATACTATTTTGAGATTCCGAATAAATATTTAAATAAGGACATGCTTTTGGTAAGTAGATTATCAAAGTTACCTTCTAATTTAGGTGGAGGATATGTAAATGCTGGTTCAGAAACTAATGAGCAATTAATAGTTTGGGAGCGCTTTCAAGACAAGATTCTTATTAAATCAAAATCATATAATGCGGTTGCAAACGATACGTTGCCTATAAGTATTTCTGTTAAATCAAATAATTACGAGCCTACATTATTTGCTTTTGATATTGTAGCTTTTAGTAAAGATTCTGCTAATACTGTTATTGATGTTACTAAGTTTTACAGTACTGATGTAAAAGCAATTAGTGGGCTTTCTGCAGAAATGCGAGAAGTATATAAAGTAAAAGGACTAGATGAATCTAGAAGCTTTATTAACGGAATGAAAAGTTTTCCGATGAATATTGAGGTTATTCAGGATATGACTTACAATGCTTCTAAGCCAACAATGTTACAAGAAAGTGAAACGATAAGCATTCAAATGAATCAATCGATGATTTTATTGCCAGAAGTGCCAATGAAACCAAGATTAGCAGATCCAAGAGTAGGATGGTTTACTGTGAGTCAATACGATTATGGAAGTAATGAGTTAAAATCGGATCTTAAAACCTACATCCGTCGTTGGAGATTAGAGCCTAAAGATCCAGAGGCGTATGCAAAAGGAGAATTGGTAGAGCCAATAAAGCCAATAGTATATTATTTAGATCCTGCAACTCCTGTAAAATTGAAAAAATATATTAAGCTAGGAATTGAAGAATGGCAGAAAGTATTTGAAACTGCTGGGTTTAAAAATGCGATTATTGCAAAAGACGCTCCAACAAAGGAAGAAGACCCTGATTTTAGTCCTGAAGATATTCGCTACTCAGTGATACGTTATGTTGCTAGTACAACTAGAAATGCTATGGGACCAAGTGTTTCAGACCCTAGAACTGGAGAGATTATAGAAAGTGATGTAATCTGGTATCACAATCATTTGCGTTCTTATAGAAATAGATATTTGTTAGAAACTGGTGCAGCAAATCCATCGGCTAGAACTTTGAAAACAAGTGATGAAGAAATGGGGGAGATGATGCGTATGGTTATTGCTCATGAAGTGGGGCATGCACTAGGTTTTCCTCATAATATGGGAGCAAGTTGTGCCTTTGATACCGAAAGTTATAGAAACGGCGATTTTACACAACAAAGCGGAATTGCAGCGAGTATAATGGATTATGCACGTTTCAATTATATTGCACAGCCTGGAGATAAAAATATCCGTTTTATTCGCAAAATGGGGGCTTATGATCATTATGCTTTAAATTGGGGATATAGAGTTATTCCTAACGTAAAATCTGCAGAAGATGAATTACCAACATTAGACAAATGGATTCTTGAAAAAGCTGGAAATCCAATCTATAAATTTGGAAAGCAGAGCAGTACTTTTGATCCATCGTCGCAAACTGAAGATATTGGAAATAATTCGATGAAAGCAGGTACATACGGGCTTAAAAACTTAGAATATGTAGCAAATCATTTGAGTGAATGGACAAGTACTATTTCTAATAATTATGATGATTTAGACGAATTGTATAAAGAATTATTAGATGTATGGAGTAGGTATGTAGGTCATGTTGTGACTAACGTAGGTGGTGTTTATGAAAATCTTAAAAACCCAAATCAAGCAGGAAATGTTTACGAAGTGGTTCCAAAAGCAAAACAAATAGAGGCAATGAATTGGCTTCAGACAAATGCTTTTGCTTCGCCTACATGGATTGTGAATTTGAATACTTTAAAAAATACAAATTATTCAGGCTATACAGAGCGATTTAGAAGTTTACAAGTTAGACATTTAAATAGTTTATTAAGTTTTGGACGTGTTGGTAGATTAATGGATGCCGAAATAATTGGTACAGATACGTATAAAGCATTAGATTTTTTGAAGGATATCAGAAAAGGAATTTGGAAAGAAGCTAGTGCCTCAACTAATGTAACCATATACAGAAGAAATTTACAGCGTGCTTATATTGATAGAATGGCTTATTTAATGACTGAGGAGATTAAACCATCAGATAGAGCAACGGAGTATTATAATGTAGCTCAGTCAGACATTAGAGCTTTAGTTAGAGGAGAATTAAATACATTGAAAAAAACACTCTCAGCAGCAAAAGCGATGGCTGTAAATACAGAAACAAAATATCATTATGAAGATTGTATTAAAAGAATTGATTTAGTTCTTAATCCAAAATAA
- a CDS encoding MbnP family protein produces MKKILYKAVAILAITAAVSACSSDNDETVSGTGKMGLKFDNSFGSNDLILETQGNRTSNNEVLKITNVKYIVSNVVLTKSDGTLFTYPKAKSYFIADEASEAGYKFILSDIPAGDYIKVKFGIGVDKEQWQLGASGQGDFLAQAQAAGMLWNWTAGYKFLAFEGNFTSETVTTPLPFMIHTGQTGTDYNYTEVTLDFPTKALVRTNIQPDVHIITDLSKILDGPNKIKLSDYNKGGMGAMIMGGASLPLITANVATMFRIDHVHND; encoded by the coding sequence ATGAAAAAAATATTATATAAAGCAGTAGCTATTTTGGCTATAACTGCTGCTGTGTCAGCATGTTCAAGTGATAACGACGAAACTGTTTCTGGAACTGGGAAAATGGGATTGAAATTTGATAACTCATTTGGATCAAATGATTTAATTCTAGAAACACAAGGAAATAGGACGTCTAATAATGAGGTTTTAAAGATTACTAACGTTAAATACATTGTAAGTAATGTTGTTTTAACAAAGAGCGACGGAACCTTATTTACATACCCAAAAGCAAAAAGTTATTTTATTGCTGACGAAGCAAGTGAGGCTGGTTACAAATTTATATTATCAGATATTCCTGCAGGAGATTATATAAAAGTAAAATTTGGGATTGGAGTAGATAAAGAACAATGGCAATTGGGTGCATCTGGACAAGGTGATTTCCTTGCACAAGCTCAAGCTGCTGGAATGCTTTGGAATTGGACTGCTGGATACAAATTTCTTGCTTTCGAAGGGAATTTTACATCTGAGACTGTAACAACTCCTCTTCCTTTTATGATTCATACAGGACAAACAGGAACTGATTATAATTATACTGAAGTAACATTGGACTTTCCAACAAAGGCTTTGGTAAGAACTAATATTCAACCAGACGTACATATTATAACCGATTTGTCTAAAATTCTTGACGGCCCTAACAAAATCAAACTTTCAGATTATAATAAGGGTGGTATGGGTGCTATGATTATGGGGGGAGCTTCTTTGCCTTTAATTACTGCCAATGTAGCAACCATGTTTAGAATAGATCACGTACATAACGATTAA
- a CDS encoding cytochrome-c peroxidase: MRIKYFLWVMIPLLYSCSNQDDEYINVPLDFKVPSNFPALVYDITANPPTEKGFELGKKLFYDGRLASDGIVSCGFCHIQENAFTHHGHTVSHGVGDALGTRNAPPIQNLAYQAIFMYDGVTNHLDLQPIIPLTSDIEMNGNLNAILEMMRGDKTYRTLFGQAFTDGAITTENMLKALSQFMVMVTSSNSRFDKYRRNEAGGTLTTDELAGYALFNSKCASCHATDLMTDDSFRNNGLAVNPRVNDVGRYKVTELVSDYYKFKVQSLRNVEVSAPYMHDGRFGTLEAVLDHYANGIEASATLDPILRQNGKLGIELSEMDKKQIIAFLKTLTDRQFLTDRRFSEF, from the coding sequence ATGAGAATAAAATATTTTCTTTGGGTGATGATTCCATTATTATATAGTTGTAGTAATCAGGATGATGAATATATAAATGTGCCTTTAGATTTTAAGGTACCATCTAATTTTCCAGCTTTAGTTTATGATATTACTGCAAACCCACCAACTGAAAAAGGATTTGAGTTAGGTAAAAAACTTTTCTACGATGGGCGTTTGGCTTCTGATGGAATTGTTTCATGTGGCTTTTGTCACATTCAAGAGAATGCATTTACACATCACGGACACACAGTGAGTCATGGTGTTGGCGATGCATTAGGAACTCGAAATGCACCACCAATTCAGAATTTGGCATATCAAGCCATTTTTATGTATGATGGGGTAACCAATCATTTGGACTTGCAGCCAATAATTCCGCTAACGAGTGATATCGAAATGAATGGTAATTTGAATGCTATTCTCGAAATGATGCGAGGCGATAAAACATATCGTACTTTGTTTGGACAAGCTTTTACCGATGGGGCAATTACTACTGAGAATATGCTAAAAGCTCTTTCGCAGTTTATGGTAATGGTAACCTCATCTAATTCTCGTTTTGATAAATACCGTCGTAATGAAGCAGGGGGAACACTTACAACTGATGAATTGGCTGGATATGCATTGTTTAATTCAAAATGTGCTTCGTGTCATGCAACCGATTTAATGACTGATGATTCGTTTAGAAACAATGGTTTGGCAGTAAATCCTAGAGTAAACGATGTGGGGCGTTATAAAGTTACTGAACTAGTTAGTGATTACTATAAGTTTAAAGTGCAGAGTTTACGAAATGTAGAAGTTTCGGCTCCCTATATGCACGATGGGCGTTTTGGAACGCTAGAGGCTGTTCTAGATCATTATGCTAATGGAATAGAAGCTTCGGCAACTTTAGATCCGATATTGAGGCAAAATGGAAAGCTAGGAATTGAACTTTCGGAAATGGATAAAAAACAGATAATCGCGTTCTTAAAAACATTAACGGATCGTCAATTCTTAACCGACAGACGATTTTCGGAGTTTTAG
- a CDS encoding transporter: protein MKKIIVLSLVLVCNFTFAATVKDSLSIFTFQRLAMMEDFDCDACGCSASGGSMGFSSMLNSNFVGIRYFNQSYTSRDGIFANSPWIDENFNTVQAWGRIPVSKRVQISALVPYHFHNRELTAGTESISGLGDISVMALYTLFETQKDSAVFTHKVELGGGVKMPTGRFNEANNTGSVNKSFQLGTGSWDYLLVSEYVIKRKNLGLNTMLNYVIKTENEQKYQYGNQFNYSGTFFYLFDLPSVQLVPQLGFAGEVYATNKQHGLDLPNTAGDILFGKFGLEVGKDKFSVGVNGMLPINQNLSSGAMEANYRWSINLNYTL from the coding sequence ATGAAAAAAATAATAGTTTTAAGTTTAGTTTTAGTTTGCAATTTTACTTTTGCTGCAACAGTAAAAGATAGTCTTTCGATCTTTACATTTCAACGATTGGCAATGATGGAAGACTTTGATTGCGACGCTTGTGGTTGTTCAGCAAGTGGAGGAAGCATGGGGTTTAGCTCGATGTTAAATTCTAATTTTGTTGGGATACGTTATTTCAATCAAAGTTATACGAGTCGTGATGGTATTTTTGCTAATTCTCCTTGGATCGATGAGAATTTTAATACTGTTCAGGCATGGGGGAGAATTCCAGTTAGTAAGAGGGTTCAGATTTCGGCATTGGTTCCTTATCATTTTCATAATCGTGAATTAACTGCAGGAACAGAGAGTATTTCTGGGTTGGGAGATATTTCGGTAATGGCGCTTTATACATTATTTGAAACTCAAAAAGATAGTGCTGTTTTTACTCATAAAGTTGAACTTGGTGGAGGTGTAAAAATGCCAACAGGAAGGTTTAATGAAGCAAATAATACGGGGAGTGTAAACAAGAGTTTTCAGTTAGGAACAGGAAGTTGGGATTATTTATTAGTTTCAGAATATGTAATTAAGAGAAAGAATTTAGGATTAAATACCATGTTAAACTATGTTATAAAGACCGAAAACGAGCAGAAATACCAATATGGTAACCAATTTAATTATTCGGGAACGTTCTTTTATTTGTTTGATTTACCATCAGTACAATTAGTTCCTCAATTAGGTTTTGCAGGAGAAGTATATGCTACAAACAAACAACACGGATTGGACTTGCCAAATACCGCAGGAGATATTCTTTTTGGCAAATTTGGATTAGAAGTAGGAAAAGATAAATTCTCGGTTGGTGTAAATGGGATGCTTCCTATAAATCAAAATTTATCTAGTGGTGCTATGGAGGCTAATTATCGTTGGAGTATAAACCTGAATTATACTTTGTAA
- a CDS encoding DUF4274 domain-containing protein: MEFNKKSKNRVLKAVSGEMSYKKLTAPELHQFVQNWNYDDGLEPFDWIVKQKYCDKGTALCLYWFLQPDYFCRFENKDEIEEDINYESYALIKEIEEKYCAGFYEDENFSFNPKDEFLDENSNTKCIPKEMLEKSTGDVFERQDIEFAFLRKPNEKELKTINTKIEAAIKIIQFSNPDFVYGQTDIAIQAIVASVEYWKGKELGKIKINNLSYLWMDCVQKEHSWNWIIWDWETANNIGVSNATKELTCLADTIINHTIDGFMPSSIIADLYKDLKGVRNFYDLKRDPYSGIGLLFSSDHLKFRE; encoded by the coding sequence ATGGAGTTTAATAAGAAAAGTAAAAATAGGGTTCTAAAAGCTGTCAGCGGCGAAATGTCTTATAAGAAATTAACTGCTCCAGAATTACATCAGTTTGTTCAGAACTGGAATTATGATGATGGGCTTGAGCCTTTTGACTGGATTGTAAAGCAAAAATATTGTGATAAAGGAACTGCTCTTTGTTTGTATTGGTTTCTTCAACCTGATTATTTCTGCAGGTTTGAAAATAAAGATGAAATAGAAGAGGACATAAACTATGAGAGCTATGCGTTAATAAAAGAAATTGAAGAGAAATATTGTGCTGGTTTTTATGAGGATGAGAATTTCTCTTTTAATCCTAAAGATGAATTTCTTGACGAAAATTCTAATACGAAATGTATTCCTAAAGAGATGCTTGAGAAATCGACAGGGGATGTTTTTGAACGACAAGATATTGAATTTGCTTTTTTAAGAAAACCGAATGAAAAGGAATTAAAAACAATCAATACCAAGATAGAAGCTGCAATAAAGATTATTCAGTTTTCAAATCCTGACTTTGTTTATGGTCAAACTGATATCGCAATACAAGCTATAGTAGCAAGTGTTGAATATTGGAAAGGGAAAGAATTAGGAAAGATTAAAATTAATAATTTGTCTTATTTATGGATGGATTGCGTTCAGAAAGAACACAGTTGGAACTGGATAATTTGGGATTGGGAAACAGCAAATAATATAGGAGTGTCAAACGCTACAAAAGAACTTACTTGTCTTGCAGATACAATTATAAATCATACGATAGATGGATTTATGCCAAGTTCAATAATTGCCGATTTGTATAAAGATTTGAAGGGAGTGCGTAATTTTTACGATTTAAAAAGAGATCCCTATAGTGGCATTGGATTATTGTTTAGTTCAGATCATTTGAAATTTAGAGAATAA
- a CDS encoding glycerophosphodiester phosphodiesterase family protein, with product MFQNKNLWFVVLVSFIFNFGFAQENEYLLKFKTSKELQKFLNYSKKTIPLVSAHRGGPTVGFPENCTPTFANAIKYNPTIVETDIALSKDSVLVMMHDNTLDRTTTGTGVIEGYTYKELQQLFLKDTEGKVTPYKIETLDQILQWGKDKVIYNLDIKKGVPMQMIIDAVRRNKAEAYSVIITYNATQAAEAAKLAPDLMISVSAKGKEDVERMEKLGVKANKMIAFVGTSEPKPEVYEYLHSRKISCILGTMGNLDKSAAAKGDELYYKLVANGANVLSSDRNVEAGKQLIKYATDKKLKSKHIVVKEIK from the coding sequence ATGTTTCAGAATAAAAATTTGTGGTTTGTAGTTTTAGTTTCGTTCATTTTTAATTTTGGTTTTGCCCAAGAAAATGAATATTTATTAAAGTTTAAAACTTCTAAAGAATTACAAAAGTTTTTAAATTATTCTAAGAAAACTATACCGTTGGTAAGTGCACATAGAGGTGGACCAACTGTTGGGTTTCCTGAAAATTGTACACCAACATTTGCTAATGCAATAAAATACAATCCTACAATCGTAGAAACAGATATTGCTCTTAGTAAAGATTCTGTTCTAGTTATGATGCATGATAATACGCTTGACAGAACAACAACTGGAACAGGTGTAATCGAAGGATATACATATAAAGAATTACAACAGCTTTTCTTAAAGGATACGGAAGGAAAGGTAACTCCGTATAAAATTGAAACTTTAGATCAAATCCTACAATGGGGTAAAGACAAAGTAATCTACAACCTAGATATTAAAAAAGGAGTTCCAATGCAAATGATTATTGATGCGGTAAGAAGAAATAAAGCTGAGGCGTATTCGGTAATTATTACATATAATGCAACACAAGCTGCTGAGGCTGCTAAACTAGCACCAGATTTAATGATTTCGGTTTCTGCAAAAGGAAAAGAAGATGTGGAGCGTATGGAGAAATTAGGTGTTAAAGCCAATAAAATGATTGCATTTGTAGGTACTTCAGAACCAAAACCAGAAGTGTATGAATATTTACACAGCCGTAAGATTTCTTGTATTTTAGGAACGATGGGGAATCTTGATAAAAGTGCTGCTGCCAAAGGAGATGAACTATATTATAAATTAGTTGCCAATGGAGCCAATGTGCTTTCTTCAGACCGTAATGTAGAGGCTGGTAAGCAGTTGATAAAATATGCTACTGATAAAAAATTAAAGTCAAAGCATATTGTCGTTAAGGAAATAAAATAA